The following are from one region of the Gryllotalpicola protaetiae genome:
- a CDS encoding HRDC domain-containing protein, translating into MTNNAVEYSVTATAADYEAAVAALAGGHGPVAVDAERASGFRYSQRAYLIQVFRRGSGVFLFDPVALEPEVGHDLTALQEAIVGAEWVLHAASQDLACLRDVGLDPVEIFDTELAARLLGLPRVGLGPLTESLLGIHLAKEHSAADWSTRPLPQSWLTYAALDVELLVDLRDEVEKLLEESHKTEIARQEFHGELVKEAKAPRAEPWRRLSGIHAVRGVRNLAVARELWIARDELAREKDSAPGRLVPDAALTAVAKAMPASKRELADLKEFTGRASRSALDRWWNAVELGRTTDDLPVSRPSGDHVPPVRAWADRNPEADARYRLARERVVAYADEHEIPVENVLTPELLRRAAWEPPADIDARSIGEQLAAGGARPWQIEATASLIAAAFVEAEQPAAEDEESAS; encoded by the coding sequence GTGACGAACAACGCCGTCGAGTATTCGGTGACCGCCACCGCCGCCGATTACGAGGCCGCGGTGGCGGCCCTTGCAGGCGGGCACGGGCCCGTCGCGGTCGATGCGGAGAGGGCGAGCGGATTCCGGTACTCGCAGCGCGCGTATCTGATTCAGGTCTTCCGCAGGGGTTCCGGGGTCTTCCTGTTCGACCCCGTGGCGCTCGAGCCCGAGGTCGGCCACGACCTCACCGCTCTGCAGGAGGCGATCGTCGGCGCGGAGTGGGTGCTGCACGCGGCCAGCCAGGATCTCGCCTGTCTGCGCGACGTCGGCCTCGACCCTGTCGAGATCTTCGACACCGAGCTGGCCGCGCGCCTGCTCGGGCTGCCGCGCGTCGGGCTCGGCCCGCTCACCGAGAGCCTGCTCGGCATCCACCTGGCCAAGGAGCATTCGGCCGCCGACTGGTCGACCCGCCCGCTCCCCCAGTCCTGGCTGACCTATGCGGCTCTCGATGTCGAGCTGCTGGTGGATCTGCGCGACGAGGTCGAGAAGCTGCTCGAGGAGAGTCACAAGACCGAGATCGCCAGGCAGGAGTTCCACGGAGAGCTGGTGAAAGAGGCGAAGGCGCCCCGCGCCGAGCCGTGGCGACGGCTGTCAGGCATCCATGCGGTGCGCGGTGTGCGCAATCTCGCCGTCGCCCGCGAGCTCTGGATCGCACGCGATGAGCTGGCAAGGGAGAAGGACTCCGCACCGGGGCGGCTGGTGCCCGATGCCGCCCTGACGGCCGTCGCGAAGGCGATGCCCGCATCGAAACGGGAGCTCGCCGACCTCAAGGAGTTCACGGGGCGCGCAAGCCGCAGCGCGCTCGACCGGTGGTGGAACGCCGTCGAGCTCGGCCGCACGACGGACGACCTGCCGGTGTCTCGGCCATCGGGCGACCACGTGCCGCCCGTGCGCGCGTGGGCCGACCGCAATCCCGAGGCGGATGCCCGGTATCGCCTCGCGCGCGAGCGCGTGGTCGCCTACGCGGACGAGCACGAGATCCCGGTCGAGAACGTTCTGACGCCCGAGCTGCTGCGCCGCGCCGCATGGGAGCCGCCGGCCGACATCGATGCGCGGTCCATCGGCGAGCAGCTCGCCGCAGGGGGCGCGCGCCCCTGGCAGATCGAAGCCACGGCGTCGCTCATCGCCGCCGCCTTTGTGGAGGCCGAACAGCCTGCGGCAGAGGATGAAGAGAGCGCTTCGTAG